A single window of Caldicellulosiruptor bescii DSM 6725 DNA harbors:
- a CDS encoding SNF2-related protein: MQELAQKIYDSITDDMMRRLASNDNVYIRGVQLYNHKRVRNPKFNPELMIVEARVEGDTGTYNVMLELDTDIKQEKDKIKISIYKVGFYCECKAAQTYKGLCKHSVALLKALSKGDVEVVDYPTPIFEEIKRQVLEEEKQRRKSEFKVRLEKIKKAYSYAATRLISETNIKPNVSLKKIIESVSIDVLNVRLKIHLENIGKEYFVRDIESFLEAYFEKNEFQISKKFTYNPYIHIFPEEDKELLEFIYKLQKIKPTIIHRDYFNIPYSWWDEFFKIINGQEIFISYEEAHSQTDEYGKIRVDIHRPVEIDIFVDLDGEEAVVKSEFLKEADILDWTEQARFIVYKDTLTILKEPQNFIIYPLHYFNAVEFVEDEPQGEIRLNKEDLKEFIAYTYPIAKDCCKFEISPKVKEFLNIKDDAELKLKILFDTYKKGISAQVKYTDGSKDLEPQKTGIKRDLIKELKIHNIFLAYGFDKNPEGLYVLEDDEKIFSFVTGGLSALMNIADVYYSETFKSFKIKKKAKFNVKVSLNHASIEFWLSAEDIPQDEVPDVLASLEEKKKYHRLKDGTILLLSDPELENIHEIVKALDISKKDLKKGKAVFSKFHALYLAEVLEKSSIGVSKNDAFDIYVQKMKRVEDTTIEIPEHLDSMLREYQKVGVKWLSHLYLNGFGGILADDMGLGKTVQVLSFISACKDKIAGPCLVVAPTSLVYNWQQETQKFTPDLKTVVVDGTPAKRSEIIENLKDYDIVITSYSLLKRDIDLYKDLEFSVCVVDEAQHIKNPQSLSKEAVSRINAKCCFALTGTPIENNLSELWSIFDFVLPGYLGTHTRFSERFEKPIEKQNDEKALKLLQKMIAPFVLRRLKKDVLSELPEKIETNLEVNMTPEQENIYKLYLLKAREDIKKEIDLKGFEKSKIKIFSIFTRLRQICCHPKLFLQNYEGSSGKIELFEEILEDVIESGHRVVVFSQWVEMLKILEERIKEKGFEYFYLDGSTKSEERIDMVNKFNSGQKQVFLVSLKAGGFGLNLTGADVVILYDLWWNPAVENQAMDRAHRIGQENSVQVFRLITRNTIEERIFELQQKKKDLFDSIVSSAQTFLTELSEDELMQLLEE, from the coding sequence ATGCAAGAGCTTGCACAAAAAATATATGATTCAATAACAGATGATATGATGAGAAGACTTGCTTCAAATGATAATGTTTATATTCGCGGAGTGCAGCTTTACAACCACAAAAGGGTGAGAAATCCAAAATTTAATCCAGAGCTTATGATAGTCGAAGCAAGGGTAGAAGGTGATACAGGCACTTATAATGTCATGTTAGAACTTGACACTGATATAAAACAAGAAAAAGATAAGATAAAAATAAGCATTTATAAGGTGGGATTTTATTGTGAATGTAAGGCTGCTCAGACGTATAAAGGACTTTGCAAGCATTCGGTTGCACTTTTAAAAGCTCTCTCTAAAGGCGATGTGGAAGTTGTAGACTATCCAACGCCAATTTTTGAAGAAATCAAAAGGCAGGTATTGGAAGAAGAAAAACAAAGAAGAAAATCAGAATTTAAGGTGAGGTTAGAAAAAATAAAGAAGGCATATAGCTATGCAGCAACAAGGCTGATATCAGAGACAAATATAAAACCTAATGTAAGTTTGAAAAAAATAATTGAGTCTGTATCTATTGATGTTTTAAATGTAAGGCTCAAGATACACCTTGAGAACATTGGAAAAGAATATTTTGTTAGAGACATAGAATCTTTTTTAGAAGCTTATTTTGAGAAAAATGAATTTCAGATTAGCAAAAAGTTTACATATAATCCGTATATTCACATTTTTCCAGAAGAAGACAAGGAACTTTTAGAATTTATCTATAAATTACAGAAGATAAAACCAACTATTATCCACAGAGATTATTTTAATATTCCTTATTCTTGGTGGGATGAATTTTTCAAAATTATCAATGGGCAGGAGATTTTTATTTCCTATGAAGAAGCTCATAGCCAAACAGATGAATATGGAAAAATAAGAGTTGACATTCACAGACCAGTTGAAATTGACATTTTTGTCGATTTGGATGGAGAAGAGGCAGTTGTAAAATCTGAGTTTTTGAAAGAGGCAGATATACTTGATTGGACAGAACAAGCAAGATTTATAGTATACAAAGATACTCTGACTATACTCAAAGAACCTCAAAACTTTATAATCTATCCACTTCATTACTTTAACGCTGTTGAATTTGTAGAGGATGAGCCTCAGGGAGAAATAAGGCTGAATAAAGAAGATTTAAAAGAGTTTATAGCATATACTTATCCTATTGCAAAAGACTGCTGCAAGTTTGAGATATCACCAAAAGTAAAAGAATTTTTAAACATAAAAGATGATGCGGAACTAAAATTAAAGATTTTGTTTGATACTTATAAAAAAGGAATTTCTGCGCAAGTGAAATATACAGATGGTTCAAAGGATTTAGAACCCCAAAAAACGGGAATAAAAAGAGATTTAATAAAAGAGCTAAAAATTCATAACATCTTTTTAGCTTATGGTTTTGATAAAAATCCAGAAGGGTTATATGTTTTAGAAGATGATGAAAAAATTTTTAGCTTTGTGACCGGTGGACTTTCAGCTCTGATGAACATTGCAGATGTGTACTATTCAGAGACTTTCAAGAGTTTTAAGATAAAAAAGAAGGCAAAATTCAATGTAAAAGTCAGTTTGAATCATGCATCGATAGAGTTTTGGCTTTCAGCTGAGGATATTCCGCAGGATGAAGTGCCGGATGTTCTGGCTTCTTTGGAAGAGAAAAAGAAATACCACAGGCTCAAAGACGGTACAATCCTGCTCTTGAGTGACCCAGAGCTTGAAAATATTCATGAGATTGTAAAAGCGCTTGACATCTCCAAAAAAGACCTCAAGAAAGGAAAAGCGGTTTTCAGCAAGTTTCATGCTCTTTACTTGGCTGAAGTGCTCGAGAAGTCAAGCATTGGTGTTTCAAAAAATGATGCTTTTGATATTTATGTTCAGAAGATGAAGAGGGTAGAAGATACCACAATTGAAATTCCTGAACATTTGGATAGTATGCTTAGAGAATATCAAAAAGTTGGTGTGAAGTGGCTTTCGCATCTTTATTTGAATGGCTTTGGCGGCATCTTGGCAGATGACATGGGTCTTGGCAAGACAGTGCAGGTTTTGTCGTTTATATCAGCATGCAAGGATAAGATAGCAGGACCTTGTTTGGTTGTTGCGCCGACCTCACTTGTTTACAACTGGCAGCAGGAGACACAAAAGTTTACACCTGATTTAAAAACAGTTGTGGTTGATGGCACTCCTGCAAAAAGAAGCGAAATCATTGAAAATCTCAAAGATTATGATATAGTGATTACCTCATATTCGCTTTTGAAAAGAGACATTGACCTTTACAAAGACTTAGAATTTTCAGTTTGCGTGGTGGATGAAGCTCAGCACATCAAAAACCCGCAGTCGCTCAGCAAAGAAGCTGTCAGCAGAATAAACGCAAAATGCTGTTTTGCTTTGACCGGCACGCCGATAGAGAATAATTTGTCTGAGCTGTGGTCAATATTTGACTTTGTGCTGCCAGGGTATCTTGGCACGCACACAAGGTTTTCTGAGAGGTTTGAAAAACCGATTGAAAAACAAAATGATGAAAAAGCTTTAAAGCTTCTTCAGAAGATGATAGCACCGTTTGTTCTAAGAAGACTCAAAAAAGATGTTTTGTCTGAGCTTCCAGAAAAGATTGAGACTAACCTTGAAGTTAATATGACACCTGAACAGGAAAATATATATAAGCTGTATCTTTTGAAGGCAAGAGAGGATATCAAAAAAGAGATAGATCTAAAAGGATTTGAAAAGAGCAAGATTAAAATATTTTCAATATTTACACGGCTTCGCCAGATATGCTGTCATCCGAAACTGTTTTTGCAAAACTATGAAGGTTCATCTGGCAAGATTGAACTTTTTGAAGAGATTTTAGAAGATGTTATAGAAAGCGGGCACAGAGTTGTTGTATTTTCTCAATGGGTAGAGATGCTGAAGATTTTAGAAGAAAGGATAAAAGAAAAAGGTTTTGAATATTTTTACCTGGACGGGTCAACAAAATCAGAAGAGAGAATTGATATGGTAAACAAGTTCAACAGTGGGCAAAAACAGGTATTTTTAGTATCGCTCAAAGCAGGCGGATTTGGGCTAAATCTTACTGGAGCTGATGTTGTGATACTGTATGACCTTTGGTGGAACCCTGCTGTTGAAAATCAAGCCATGGACAGAGCACACAGGATTGGTCAAGAAAACTCTGTTCAAGTTTTCAGGCTCATTACCAGAAACACCATTGAAGAGAGAATCTTTGAACTTCAGCAGAAGAAAAAGGATCTTTTTGACAGCATAGTTTCTTCAGCCCAGACATTCCTCACAGAGCTTTCTGAAGATGAGCTCATGCAGCTTCTTGAAGAGTAA
- a CDS encoding Uma2 family endonuclease → MEEMQKSDVNTYSDLKRISENQAYSLIDGTLFLHAAPSWQHQKVLKELMIIFGNYLKDKDCEIFSAPFDVFLEAKDEHEVENATTVVQPDLTIICDKSKLAKTGYIGAPQMIIEITSPSTVKLDRVLKFNKYEEAGVKEYWVVEPENKIITCLVLEPDGCYGRPKMFSEGDIIKVATFPDLEVHVDEIFKI, encoded by the coding sequence ATGGAAGAAATGCAAAAAAGTGATGTTAACACTTATTCAGATTTGAAAAGAATTTCTGAAAATCAAGCATATAGCTTGATTGATGGAACTTTGTTTTTGCATGCTGCGCCAAGCTGGCAGCATCAAAAGGTTTTGAAAGAGCTGATGATCATATTTGGTAACTATTTGAAAGATAAAGACTGCGAAATATTCTCAGCACCATTTGATGTGTTTTTGGAGGCAAAGGATGAACATGAAGTTGAAAATGCCACAACCGTTGTTCAGCCAGACTTGACTATAATCTGTGACAAATCAAAACTTGCAAAAACAGGGTATATAGGTGCCCCGCAAATGATAATAGAGATAACCTCGCCTTCTACAGTTAAGTTGGATAGAGTTTTGAAGTTCAACAAATATGAAGAGGCAGGTGTAAAAGAATACTGGGTTGTAGAACCGGAAAATAAAATAATCACTTGTTTGGTATTAGAGCCAGACGGCTGCTATGGAAGACCAAAGATGTTTTCAGAAGGGGACATAATAAAGGTTGCTACTTTTCCTGATTTAGAAGTACATGTGGATGAGATTTTTAAAATATAA
- the thiT gene encoding energy-coupled thiamine transporter ThiT produces MSYIASIFKDFAKLKWYSLAIVIVLIFISVFLFLAQKRQKFTTKALVYGGVAISLSFILSFIKFYRMPQGGSITPASMLPLFAYAYMFGPFAGIVAGMAYGILQLIQDPYVVHWAQLLLDYPLSFGALGFAGFFRKNLPLGILAGGFGRFVFHFISGVVFFASYAPKGTSPVVYSAIYNATYLGPDLAVCLIIAFIPGLRSAIDRLKSQA; encoded by the coding sequence ATGAGTTATATTGCAAGCATATTCAAAGACTTTGCAAAACTAAAATGGTATTCACTTGCGATAGTCATCGTTTTGATATTTATTAGCGTCTTTTTGTTCCTTGCGCAAAAACGACAAAAGTTCACAACAAAAGCTCTTGTATATGGTGGGGTAGCTATATCACTATCGTTTATACTTTCGTTTATAAAATTTTACAGAATGCCACAGGGCGGTTCAATCACACCTGCAAGCATGCTGCCACTCTTTGCATATGCTTATATGTTTGGTCCATTTGCGGGTATTGTTGCAGGAATGGCTTATGGAATACTGCAGCTAATACAAGACCCCTATGTTGTCCACTGGGCACAGCTACTTTTAGACTATCCACTATCCTTTGGTGCTCTCGGATTTGCAGGATTTTTTAGAAAGAATCTGCCTTTGGGAATTTTAGCAGGTGGCTTTGGAAGATTTGTATTTCATTTTATATCTGGAGTTGTGTTCTTTGCATCATACGCGCCAAAAGGTACAAGTCCGGTTGTGTATTCTGCCATCTACAATGCAACTTATCTTGGTCCTGATCTTGCCGTGTGTTTGATAATAGCCTTTATCCCGGGCTTGAGAAGTGCTATTGATAGATTAAAGTCCCAGGCTTAG